The stretch of DNA TTGTGAGCTTTCAGATCAAGTTATATGTTTATCTGAAACTATGAAGAAGGATGTTTTTGAAATTTATAAAATTCCTAAACATAAAGTTCACAAAATTCCTAATGGAATAAGAGAACAAAAATTTAATACTAATGATAGTTATGAAATCAAACAGATTAGAAAAGAATTACAGATTACTAAAAAAGACTTTATTTTCCTTTATTTAGGGCGGTTAAATGCTCAAAAAGGAGTTGTCCAGCTTATTGAAGTTTTTAAGAGTGTTTTGCAAGAGGGGTGCGAAAATGCAAAACTGCTTATAGTTGGTGGAGGAGAGATGAAAGAAGATCTAATAAAAGCATGTTGTGGTTTTGATCAAAAAATAATTTTTATAGGATATGTACAACCTTTTAGAGTTAAACTATATTACAAACTTGCAAATGCATTAATCTTTCCTTCTTTAAATGAACAGAGTAGTTACGTTATGTTAGAAGCCATGTCTTATAAAGTGCCTATGATTGTAACTGAGTCAGATATTTTTAAAATGCTTAAAAATGAATATTCCTGTTTAAAAATTGAGTTAAATGAAAAAAAAGGACTAGATAGAGATTCTTTTAAAGAAAAGATAAAAATTATCATACAGAATAAGGAACTAAGGGATGGTATAATTAAAAATGCATACAATTTATATATTGAAAAGTATTCCTCTAAAATGATGTTTGATAAAACTTATTTGCAAAAGGTTAATTAAAATGGTTTTGGAAGAATAGATTATATCATTGAAATACAAACGAACAAAAATGATTTACGGGAAGTCTTACTACCGTTAACTTGGGATGATATTCAAGAGCATTAATGAAAAAACCCTTGAAAATCATCTGATAATCAAGGGTTTATAAACTTTAAAAGTGGTACCTCCAGGAATCGAACCAGGGACACAAGGATTTTCAGTCCTTTGCTCTACCAACTGAGCTAAGGTACCTCGCCAAAGCGGTTGCAAATATATATTCATTTTTATTATTACCCAAACGAAATTCATAAAAAATCACTCAACTTTATTTATTTTTAATCAAAATAGCTTTAATACCAATTAAACCTAAAAGCGACGCATATAATTTGTTTACCCAATCAAGTTGAGTACAGGTCTTTTTTACTTATAATTCTTTAAAAAACATGTGCTCAGTTTGACTGGGTATAGAACCATAGCTTTGGCTATGCTTAGGTTTTTTGATTCATCTAAGAAAAAAAATTTCAAAATTATTTATGCATCATTTTGAAGTTCAATTGGTATAACTGATTTGTAATTAATATTATATGTTAAATGAATAATTATTTGGCACTCGTTTTGTAAATTTAAACTTTTTAAAAAGAAGGATGAATTTAATAATAGATGTAGGGAATTCTTTTGTGAAACTTGCTGTTTTTGAGGGAGGTACGCTTAATCACAAAGAAGTTGTGAAGCTAAATCTTGTTTTAGAAGGTATCAATAGTTTAAAAGAGAAGTACACTTCAATAAAAAAGGCAATTATTTCTTCGGTTGGAAAACTAAATAAAGCAGATATTAAGGCAATTAGTAAATCTTTCGATGTTATGATTTTAGATGCCAATGTAAAATTACCGTTTAAAAACCTTTACACGACACCAAATACTTTAGGAGTAGATAGAATCGCATTAGTATGTGCCTCAGTTGAACAATTTCCAAATAATAATGTGCTTATTATTGATGCAGGCACCTGTGTTACTTATGATTTTGTAACAGCAAAGAATGAATATATGGGAGGGGCCATTTCTCCAGGGCTTAGAATGCGTTATAAATCATTAAATAATTTAACTGTAAATTTGCCGTTATTAGAATCAGAAATCCCAAAAAATATCATTGGAAATTCGACAAATGGGTCTATACATTCTGGAGTGGTATATGGTATTTTAAAGGAAATTGAAGGCATTATTGATGAATATCATCGAAAATATTCAGATTTAACAGTAATTTTAACAGGAGGCGACGCTAATTTTTTGTCAAAACAATTAAAAAGTAGCATATTTGCCAATTCTAATTTTCTTTTAGAGGGATTGAACTATATTTTACAATTTAACTCAAACGAATGATAAAAAAACTTGTATTAGTTTTTATTGCAGTTTTTGCAATTCACAGTTACGGCCAAGAAGGAACGGCTTCTCCTTATTCTTTTTATGGTATTGGAAGTCTTAAATTTAAAGGCACCGTAGAAAATAGAAGTATGGGTGGTTTAAGTATTTATAGCGATAGTATTCATATTAATTTGCGTAATCCTGCTTCTTATGCAGGAAAAAATATACAATTTTTTAATAATGAAAGTAGGCCTATAAAGTTTACGGTAGGAGGAAGTTATTCCAGTATAAACTTAAAAAGTGATTCTGGAACAGATAATACGTCATCGACTACTTTTGATTACCTAGCTTTATCTATACCAATGGGTAAATTTGGCTTTGGTTTTGGATTATTACCGTATACATCAGTTGGGTACAAGTTAGAGTCTTTAAACAGTAACGGGGATGTTGAAAATAGATTTAGAGGGCAAGGTGGCCTTAACAAAGCATTTTTTAGTTTAGGATACCAAATAATGGATGGGTTAAGTGTTGGTGTTGATGCTCAATATAACTTTGGAAATATTCAAAATAGTACGGTT from Flavivirga spongiicola encodes:
- a CDS encoding glycosyltransferase family 4 protein — encoded protein: MKKKRIFIVNQADDSQKYGVGKYIDEILEEAKVRNKYFDLVSVFIGESNSITVEKNEITNITYLKIPKPIFHKEKIQSLSYLYSKAVFIILHEFYKFNKNDVFHFNSNMQYFLMNCIKEHTNAKIIYTIHVSLWKTHYNNNFNKFISEFKDPKEDSFHKKNIQAEIKNCELSDQVICLSETMKKDVFEIYKIPKHKVHKIPNGIREQKFNTNDSYEIKQIRKELQITKKDFIFLYLGRLNAQKGVVQLIEVFKSVLQEGCENAKLLIVGGGEMKEDLIKACCGFDQKIIFIGYVQPFRVKLYYKLANALIFPSLNEQSSYVMLEAMSYKVPMIVTESDIFKMLKNEYSCLKIELNEKKGLDRDSFKEKIKIIIQNKELRDGIIKNAYNLYIEKYSSKMMFDKTYLQKVN
- a CDS encoding type III pantothenate kinase, translating into MNLIIDVGNSFVKLAVFEGGTLNHKEVVKLNLVLEGINSLKEKYTSIKKAIISSVGKLNKADIKAISKSFDVMILDANVKLPFKNLYTTPNTLGVDRIALVCASVEQFPNNNVLIIDAGTCVTYDFVTAKNEYMGGAISPGLRMRYKSLNNLTVNLPLLESEIPKNIIGNSTNGSIHSGVVYGILKEIEGIIDEYHRKYSDLTVILTGGDANFLSKQLKSSIFANSNFLLEGLNYILQFNSNE